In Camelina sativa cultivar DH55 chromosome 17, Cs, whole genome shotgun sequence, the genomic stretch TCACCCGTTTCTGTCGGATCTAAGAAGAGTAGTATTAGCCGGTTCGCTTCTCTTGGTTTACCTATGTCTCCGAGATGGTCCACAAAACCGGTAAGTTTGACTAAGTCTTTAATagtatcaaaatttaatttacaatgtTGTGTGCAttgattggttttttttcttaattgaggCTACCAATAGAAAAGTAGTATTGTTCGATGAACTTAGACAATTTtgtatatgtaaaattttagtTGGCATTATTaacttggaaaagaaaaaggttggGATTACCCGTATTAGTATCTAAGATGTAAGAAACATATCATTCTTTTCTCCACTAACATAGTATAATGCTCCTCACAAGCATACATCTATTCACCAACCTAATAGCACCAACATATATAATACTTGTTTTTATTGTATAGTTTAAAATTGATCTTTGGTTTATTGAGAACAACTTCTTGTTTTATAGTATACTATATAGTTGAAAATATGACACTATAAACCCAACTAAATTAACTTCAATGATTTCAAGAATTAAGTGACAGTAAAATTTCGTACAACACGTCCTAAAGGCTAATTAAAATTAcatctttttcttcctcaacAAGAAAAGGTTATACCTAATGGCTTAATATAAATAGTTTGGTGCCACATAGCATGAGTAAGACAAGTGGATCAAAAAGTAAGGTAGAAATGTTggtgttagttatgatttagtgatggaGCATGGGTCCATATGAGAGCAAATTAGGAGAGTCCCACACTCATGAATTTCCTCCTCTCTTGGTCTTTCTTGCGGGAAATGGTTATACAGTTGTTCTCTAAATATTCGTTCAAATCTTATTTTTCAATCCATTCTTTTATGGCATAGGGACACTATAACATTTTGGGGGATTAAGGGCCATATAACTCACCTTTACATTTTATTGTCATACCACGTAATGCTTATAATCTTAGTGGAGATCTGTATTACAAATAGTTTACGTTCACATAGGAACTCAAGTTTAGAAGTAGAAACAAATTGAGAGAATACAATACTTGATTTTGATCTATCCTAAAAGAAAATGCATAACTACATACGTTATGAGAAGTTAAGAGAAttagaaaaggggaaaaaatgaaaagtaagATGATACTTTAATTGAAAAATTTGTTACATATctctatcaaaatttatttgtgtCAAATAAACTATTATACTTATCAAATGTATATCTAAGTATCACACCTTTTAGAAATAATTCAAATGAATCTTTAATATTCGACATTGACTCCTAGTGGTACCACAGTGTAGTATTagtaaaatgtttatatttcGTATAGAGAATCTGAATCAAACATTATGAATGAttggaggttttttttttttcaaacagcctttgtaatgtgtttatatattaaacgATTTAATTGATTGAGAATAGAACACAATTAAAcgccatttttgttttcttcttctcaaatttAACACCAATTCTAAAAGTTATAAAGCATGCATTTGGAATTCTTTTTGTAATCTTAGAAAATACAAACGTTAATTACAATCTAATTCTGCTTTGGTCTTAAAATTCTACTAGTATTAACATTTTGCAACTAGTGTCTTGGGATTCTCACAATTAACTTTTCAAAGGATTTTGATTGGAAGTATAGCAAAGTTACAAAATCCTAAACTCGTGAACTACgcgtttaaaataaaaaagctctAATAATGCCTACGTGGATAATTAAAATACGCGTTAAGTTAACTCTGACTTTTCTTACATCCACGAGCAATAGTCTCGTGTTCATGTTCCGCGTAACCCGTCAAAAAAACCCAATTTAGACCAGTCGAGTCAcagaaacacacacatataaaaAGTACAAACAAGACAGAACCTTCATCTCACCTTCATCTCTCACATACTCACTTTCATTTGCTATATATTTTAACAGAAGACAACGAGTAGCTTCAACCAAAAGGAAACAGTACCAACAGTCTCAGCGATGGAGTTTTTCCAGAAAGCAAAAGCTGTTCGTATGCGCAACAGTCACAACAAGTACCTAACAgcagacgacgacgaagaaaccGTTACTCAAAACCGCAACGGATCAACCAAAAACGCTCGTTGGACCGTCGAGCCGGTTCGCGACTCGCACCACGTCATACGTCTCAAAAGCTGTTACGGCAAATACTTGACCGCTTCTAACGAGCGGTTCTTGCTCGGAGCTACGGGTAAGAAAGTGATCCAGCTGAAACTGAGCCGGCTCGATTCGTCTGTTGAGTGGGAGCCTGTTAGGGAAGGATCACCTAAGATTAAACTTAGGACTAGATCCGGTAACTATCTCAGAGCTAATGGTGGTCTTCCTCCGTGGAGGAACTCGGTGACTCATGATAATCCTCATTTGTCGGCTACTCAGGATTCGATCTCTTGGGAGGTTGATGTTGTTGAGATCTTGATTGATTCTGAATCCAAGAACGAGTCTCCTAAGAAGACGATGACGCCACCTCCGCCGCATCGGAGACCGTCGAGTTCGCCGTTGTCGGTTTCTCATTCTAGGACTTCGTCTTCTCTTTCAGACAGATCCGATTCAGATGTGAGTgtttaaaatttactaaaacaCCCTTTAAGTTTGTTTAAATTACTGAATCGTACCATTTTTATTTTCCggttattgaaattttttgatttattttggcCAGTCGGTTGAGTCTCCGCCTAAATCTGAGGGGCGAACCATTTACTACCATATCGCCGACGAAGAAGGACACGTGGAGGATGAAACAACCGTTGGATATGCTTTCACGTTTAAAGGAAACAGTGTGGCGGAGCTGACTCAGACGTTGAGAGAAGAAACGTGTTTAGAGGACGCTGTGGTGTGCACTCGGAGTCCTTTAAATGGCAAGCTGTTTCCTCTTCGTTTGCAGCTTCCTCCTAACAATGGAACTTTGCATGTCGTTTTATTTCCCTCCAGCGCTAGCCTCTAGacgtgagttttttttctttttttcttctctctatttttacTATCTTTAGATGCGTTAACTTATATGATCTTGcttgtttgttaaattttacCAGTTgcacaaaccaaaataattgaGCTATGAGATTGGGTGGTTCTTGTTTGGTGAAGCATATGATATGAACCTTATAAGAAGATAGTATAAGAGTTGGTAGTTGGTACAAGACTCGTGGCCACGGAGGTAAAAAAGGCGTCGCACTTCATCAGCAGCGTTTGACATTAAAATTAGTATAGTAAGAgttcttgattatatatatataagctagtAAGGAGTTATATAATTCTTTTTGGGGAACATAATGCAAGTTGTTTGTCTTTGTAAATAAGCGATGATTTCTTGGTAAACgaacattttgattttgaggGTTTATTTGCGTGAGCATGGATTCGCCATAAACAAATACTGTAATATCATTATATTAGCTAGCAAATGGGAAAATTGGAAATGAATTGCatgtcttaaaaaataatatatagtacCAATTTAGTGACCAGTTTCTGTGATAGTAAAATCTTGTAAATACTTTGTTGTCGCGGATGTTAAGGGGTTTGAAACTCTCTTAAGGTTTAAATATCCATTAAACTATCATAATTACACATAAGATAATCCATCAAGCATAGGAAGACCCTAACAGCAAGTCATAGAAGATATAATGAATCCAGAATAACATTCAAAAG encodes the following:
- the LOC104756819 gene encoding uncharacterized protein LOC104756819, which codes for MELFTKGNNVKLRSHLDKFLVADDDQETIRQSRKGDTRRAVWTVEPVVDKPNLIRLRSSHGTYLTASNKPLLLGMTGEKVTQTTSFNKLMDWQTQWEPERDGFQVKLKSWCGKWMRANGGTPPWRNSVTHDEPHTSKTKNWLIWDVINVDVSDLETMSDGDDESSVSSPVSEFGSEPESPVSVGSKKSSISRFASLGLPMSPRWSTKPKTTSSFNQKETVPTVSAMEFFQKAKAVRMRNSHNKYLTADDDEETVTQNRNGSTKNARWTVEPVRDSHHVIRLKSCYGKYLTASNERFLLGATGKKVIQLKLSRLDSSVEWEPVREGSPKIKLRTRSGNYLRANGGLPPWRNSVTHDNPHLSATQDSISWEVDVVEILIDSESKNESPKKTMTPPPPHRRPSSSPLSVSHSRTSSSLSDRSDSDSVESPPKSEGRTIYYHIADEEGHVEDETTVGYAFTFKGNSVAELTQTLREETCLEDAVVCTRSPLNGKLFPLRLQLPPNNGTLHVVLFPSSASL